Proteins encoded together in one Bacteroidota bacterium window:
- a CDS encoding aminotransferase class III-fold pyridoxal phosphate-dependent enzyme, giving the protein MNLFDVYPLFDITPVKAEGSYIWDDKGNRYLDLYGGHAVISIGHKHPHYVKKLTDQLNGIAFYSNAVKMPMQAELAEKLGRLSGYEDYSLFLCNSGAEANENALKLASFHNGRKKIIAFSKSFHGRTSLAVAATDDASIVAPVNQTENITILPFNDMEAAGQHITDEVCAVIIEGIQGVGGVQIPTTEFFQHLSALCEQTGAILILDEVQSGYGRSGKFFAHQHAGIKPHLITVAKGMGNGFPVAGVLINPSFKAKYSMLGTTFGGNYLACAAAIAVLDVIEEENLVQQAAETGEYIVNALKNHPAVKEVRSLGLMIGVELHSPCAPVRNGLLFKHRIFTGSSSDKNTLRILPALNLSKSDADVFIAAFNQVLPNTLSQP; this is encoded by the coding sequence ATGAATTTATTCGATGTATATCCCCTGTTTGATATAACCCCTGTAAAGGCTGAAGGCTCTTACATTTGGGACGATAAAGGCAACCGCTACCTCGATTTGTACGGAGGGCACGCCGTAATTTCCATCGGGCACAAGCACCCGCATTATGTGAAAAAGCTAACCGACCAATTAAACGGGATTGCTTTTTACTCCAACGCTGTAAAAATGCCTATGCAGGCTGAACTGGCTGAAAAATTAGGCCGTTTGTCGGGCTACGAAGATTACAGTCTTTTCCTTTGCAATTCAGGAGCCGAAGCCAACGAAAACGCTTTAAAGTTGGCATCATTCCACAACGGTCGCAAGAAAATAATAGCCTTTAGCAAATCATTCCACGGTCGTACCTCGCTGGCAGTAGCCGCTACGGATGATGCTTCCATCGTTGCTCCTGTCAATCAAACCGAAAATATCACCATTCTGCCCTTCAACGATATGGAGGCCGCCGGCCAACACATTACCGATGAGGTTTGCGCCGTAATTATTGAGGGAATACAAGGCGTGGGCGGGGTGCAAATACCCACCACCGAATTTTTCCAACACCTGTCAGCCTTGTGCGAACAAACGGGTGCTATCCTTATTTTGGATGAAGTACAATCGGGCTACGGGCGTTCGGGCAAGTTTTTTGCCCACCAACACGCAGGTATAAAACCTCACCTTATTACTGTTGCCAAAGGCATGGGCAATGGTTTCCCCGTGGCGGGGGTGCTTATCAATCCCTCATTCAAAGCTAAATACAGTATGCTGGGCACCACCTTTGGCGGCAACTACCTTGCTTGTGCTGCTGCCATTGCCGTTTTGGATGTGATAGAAGAAGAAAACCTTGTGCAGCAAGCCGCCGAAACTGGCGAGTATATTGTAAATGCCCTTAAAAACCATCCCGCGGTGAAAGAAGTACGCAGTTTAGGGTTGATGATTGGTGTTGAACTACACTCGCCCTGTGCCCCTGTGCGCAACGGTTTATTGTTTAAGCACCGCATTTTCACAGGTTCATCGTCAGACAAAAACACCCTGAGAATATTGCCTGCACTCAATCTCTCAAAAAGCGATGCTGATGTATTTATAGCTGCTTTTAATCAGGTATTGCCTAATACACTCTCGCAGCCATGA
- a CDS encoding acetylornithine carbamoyltransferase, translating to MKQFISVNDVPDVAALVQEAIELKKQPYAFNQLGKHKTLGLIFMNPSLRTRLSTQKAAANLGMEVMVMNFDKDGWTLEMNEGAVMNGTTVEHIKDAAAVMGLYCDIIGIRSFPSLKNREDDYNEVLLHKFIKYCGVPVVSLESATLHPLQSFADAITIKENWQLERKPKVVLTWAPHIKPLPQAVANSFAQWMGKTYVDFVITHPEGFELNEQFTPNATITNKQEEALEDADFVYVKNWSGYHDYGKTITGAKHWMLTEKHLLHSRQAKIMHCLPVRRNVELSDELIDGPNSLVLQQAHNRLFAAQTVLKQLLSQM from the coding sequence ATGAAGCAATTTATCAGCGTAAACGATGTGCCCGATGTGGCAGCTTTGGTGCAAGAGGCTATTGAACTGAAAAAGCAGCCGTATGCCTTTAACCAGTTGGGCAAACACAAAACCTTGGGGCTAATTTTTATGAACCCCAGCCTGCGTACCCGCCTCAGTACCCAAAAGGCCGCTGCCAATTTGGGTATGGAGGTAATGGTAATGAACTTTGATAAAGACGGCTGGACGTTGGAGATGAACGAAGGTGCAGTAATGAACGGCACCACTGTTGAGCACATTAAAGATGCTGCCGCCGTAATGGGGCTGTACTGTGATATTATTGGCATCCGCAGTTTTCCTTCATTGAAAAACCGAGAAGACGACTACAACGAGGTATTGCTGCACAAATTCATAAAATACTGCGGCGTACCGGTGGTAAGCCTTGAATCAGCAACATTACACCCGTTGCAAAGTTTCGCTGATGCAATCACCATAAAGGAAAACTGGCAACTTGAACGCAAGCCCAAAGTGGTGCTTACTTGGGCTCCGCATATCAAGCCCTTACCCCAAGCTGTTGCCAACTCGTTTGCACAGTGGATGGGCAAAACCTATGTTGACTTTGTTATCACCCATCCCGAAGGTTTTGAGCTGAACGAGCAGTTTACTCCCAACGCTACTATTACCAACAAACAAGAGGAAGCCTTGGAAGATGCCGATTTTGTTTACGTGAAAAACTGGTCGGGCTACCACGATTATGGTAAAACAATTACCGGAGCCAAACATTGGATGCTGACCGAAAAACACTTGCTGCACAGCCGGCAAGCTAAAATAATGCACTGTCTGCCGGTGCGTCGTAACGTTGAACTAAGCGACGAGTTGATTGACGGCCCTAACTCGTTGGTATTGCAACAGGCACACAACCGTCTGTTTGCTGCACAAACGGTACTAAAACAACTATTATCCCAAATGTGA
- the argB gene encoding acetylglutamate kinase: protein MNKETLYIVKIGGNVVDDETALQQFLADFASLKGHKILVHGGGKIASQVAQKLGIEVNMVNGRRITDAAMLDVAVMVYAGLANKNIVAKLQALQCNAIGLSGADANCITAHKRKHPEIDFGFVGDIDSINTSAFAPLLNGGLTPVLSAITHDNNGQLLNTNADTIAAALAVAFADLYNVHLIYCFEKNGVLQNVEDENSVIPFINLDLYRELKQQNVIAQGMLPKLDNAFDAVQSGVQKVIIGHSAQLVYLTQQNHHAGTLISN from the coding sequence ATGAATAAAGAAACGCTTTATATTGTTAAAATAGGAGGCAATGTAGTAGACGATGAAACCGCATTGCAACAGTTTTTAGCCGATTTTGCCTCGCTAAAAGGGCACAAAATTCTGGTGCACGGCGGGGGTAAAATTGCCAGCCAGGTTGCCCAAAAATTAGGCATTGAAGTGAATATGGTAAACGGTCGCCGCATTACCGATGCTGCTATGTTGGATGTGGCTGTGATGGTGTACGCAGGTCTTGCCAATAAAAACATTGTAGCCAAGTTGCAGGCGTTGCAATGCAACGCCATTGGTCTTAGCGGTGCTGATGCCAACTGCATTACTGCCCATAAACGTAAGCACCCAGAGATTGACTTTGGATTTGTCGGCGATATTGACAGCATTAACACCAGTGCCTTTGCACCCTTGCTAAATGGCGGTCTCACTCCTGTTTTATCTGCCATCACACACGATAACAACGGACAATTACTTAATACCAATGCCGATACTATTGCCGCGGCATTGGCTGTAGCCTTCGCTGATTTATACAATGTTCATCTAATCTACTGTTTCGAGAAAAACGGAGTGCTTCAAAATGTTGAAGACGAAAACTCTGTAATCCCGTTTATCAATTTGGATTTATACCGAGAGTTAAAACAACAAAACGTTATAGCTCAAGGTATGTTGCCAAAGCTTGATAACGCTTTTGATGCCGTTCAATCAGGCGTTCAAAAAGTAATCATAGGTCACTCAGCACAATTAGTTTATTTAACCCAACAAAACCACCATGCAGGAACCCTTATCAGCAACTAA
- a CDS encoding M20 family metallo-hydrolase, translated as MQEPLSATNNHHLYTQAVELLQQLIAIPSFSKEEDKTAALLVNFMQIRGIEVKRKGNNVWAVNKHYDLNKPSLLLNSHHDTVKPNANYTLNPFSPIISEGKLFGLGSNDAGASLVSLLAAFLHFYKAENLHYNIVFAASAEEENSGLNGIELVLPEIGPIEFAIVGEPTQMHMAIAEKGLMVLDCTVKGKAGHAAREEGENALYKALKDIEWFKTFEFPIVSPTLGKVKMSVTIIQAGTLHNMVPETCTFTVDVRCTDAYTLEELLATIKANVSCEVSPRSLRMRPSSISLNHPVVQSGIALERTCYGSPTTSDQALMPFPSLKMGVGDSARSHTADEFVFLHEIKDGIDLYIDLLTPLLV; from the coding sequence ATGCAGGAACCCTTATCAGCAACTAACAATCACCACCTTTATACACAAGCGGTTGAGTTGCTACAACAACTGATAGCCATTCCTTCATTTAGTAAAGAAGAAGACAAAACAGCCGCTTTATTAGTTAATTTTATGCAAATCCGCGGCATTGAAGTAAAACGCAAAGGCAACAATGTTTGGGCTGTGAACAAACATTACGACCTAAACAAGCCCAGTCTATTGCTTAACTCGCACCACGATACGGTTAAACCCAATGCCAATTATACTCTTAACCCGTTCAGCCCTATTATTTCTGAGGGCAAATTGTTCGGGTTAGGCAGCAACGATGCGGGAGCTTCGCTGGTATCATTATTGGCAGCATTCCTCCATTTTTACAAAGCCGAAAACCTGCACTACAACATTGTATTTGCAGCATCGGCAGAAGAAGAAAACTCAGGCCTGAACGGTATAGAATTAGTATTGCCCGAAATTGGCCCCATTGAATTTGCTATTGTGGGAGAACCTACCCAAATGCACATGGCCATTGCCGAAAAGGGTTTGATGGTATTGGACTGCACCGTAAAAGGTAAAGCAGGCCATGCCGCCCGTGAGGAAGGCGAAAATGCTTTGTACAAGGCGTTGAAAGATATTGAGTGGTTTAAAACTTTTGAGTTTCCTATCGTATCACCCACCTTGGGCAAGGTGAAAATGTCGGTAACTATTATTCAGGCGGGCACGTTGCACAACATGGTACCCGAAACTTGTACTTTTACGGTAGATGTTCGCTGCACAGATGCTTACACACTCGAAGAGTTATTGGCAACCATAAAAGCCAATGTTAGTTGTGAGGTATCTCCGCGCTCGCTGCGCATGAGGCCCTCCTCAATCTCATTAAATCATCCCGTAGTGCAAAGCGGAATTGCTTTGGAAAGAACCTGCTACGGCTCTCCTACTACTTCCGACCAAGCACTAATGCCTTTTCCTTCTCTCAAAATGGGTGTGGGCGATTCGGCTCGGTCGCACACCGCCGATGAATTTGTTTTTCTGCACGAAATAAAAGACGGCATTGACTTATACATAGACCTATTAACCCCTCTTTTGGTATGA